The following coding sequences lie in one Thalassoglobus polymorphus genomic window:
- a CDS encoding tetratricopeptide repeat protein, which yields MRRSPLGKFVLLSSCLLGLLFSGCITISKPAALSKSEKKSKTKQVSYEETIPETPPDPENPEELKLAYAKWMEDINQVGEARKHYAAVAQKEPDNVDAILGLARLDQVAGQFAEAEQKYKRALRLSPESTEAKYGLGQFYASQERWHEALEPLTAAMLSEPDKIGYRYQLAVALVHSGDVESALPHFIRTVGDAEGHYNVGLILHEEGDLDNAEKHFLLAVTKKPQLEQAQKWLAKLETERSTGVAEEASQPAPQEAPSQIIPVQHSTTQPKHSFVTQPGKTTLKPLTSQQQEQLNNQQPIAGR from the coding sequence TTGAGACGGTCACCCCTTGGAAAATTTGTATTACTTAGTAGTTGCCTACTGGGTCTACTATTCTCCGGATGTATTACGATTTCCAAACCGGCTGCTCTTTCCAAATCGGAAAAGAAGTCGAAAACCAAACAGGTTTCATACGAAGAAACGATTCCTGAGACTCCACCCGATCCTGAAAACCCGGAAGAGCTGAAACTTGCTTATGCCAAGTGGATGGAAGACATCAATCAGGTTGGGGAAGCTCGTAAACACTACGCCGCTGTCGCCCAAAAAGAACCCGATAACGTCGACGCGATCCTCGGCCTCGCCCGCTTAGATCAAGTAGCTGGGCAATTCGCAGAAGCTGAACAAAAATATAAACGTGCACTTCGGCTCTCACCGGAATCGACGGAAGCCAAGTATGGCCTCGGACAGTTCTATGCGTCACAAGAACGGTGGCACGAGGCATTAGAGCCTTTAACCGCAGCGATGCTCTCTGAGCCAGACAAGATCGGCTATCGATACCAATTGGCAGTCGCTTTAGTCCATTCTGGAGATGTCGAATCCGCACTCCCGCACTTCATTCGAACCGTGGGTGATGCAGAAGGGCACTACAACGTCGGCCTGATTCTTCACGAAGAGGGTGACCTCGATAACGCTGAGAAACACTTCCTGTTGGCCGTCACCAAAAAGCCTCAACTTGAGCAGGCACAGAAATGGCTCGCCAAACTGGAAACAGAACGAAGCACCGGAGTTGCTGAAGAGGCAAGCCAGCCTGCCCCGCAAGAGGCACCTTCGCAAATCATCCCAGTGCAACACAGCACAACTCAACCCAAACACTCATTTGTCACTCAGCCCGGCAAGACAACTCTCAAACCATTGACGTCGCAACAACAAGAGCAATTGAACAACCAGCAACCCATCGCTGGACGATAG
- the gnd gene encoding decarboxylating NADP(+)-dependent phosphogluconate dehydrogenase, which yields MQNDIGLIGLAVMGQNLVLNMANHGFSVAVYNRTTKTMTDFVGGLKDEPKDKVWDGTIDRVNGYEDIKDFVASLKRPRRVMIMVKAGGPVDGVIQQLQELLEPGDIIIDGGNSDFNDTNRRSKEIREAGFQFIGTGVSGGEEGALKGPSIMPGGHADAWPHVKEILQSISAKVGPNDDIPCCEWVGEDGAGHYVKMVHNGIEYGDMQLICEAYFILKHALGLTNDELYKVFKEWNEGELASYLIEITRDIFTVKDEESGNDLVDQILDTAKQKGTGKWMGQHALDLGVPTTLITEAVYARCLSGQKDARVRASKVLSGPETKFEGDRDQFIEDVRQALYASKLVSYAQGYVQLDAAAEEFGWKLNNGNIALLWRGGCIIRSVFLEDIKKAFDKNPELENLLLDDFFKTAIDKAQPAWRRVISTAVNLGLPVPGFGAALTYYDGYRRDRLPANLLQAQRDYFGAHTYERVDKERGETFHTDWIRERNLT from the coding sequence ATGCAAAACGACATCGGATTGATCGGTTTGGCCGTGATGGGCCAAAATCTTGTACTCAACATGGCCAATCACGGGTTTTCGGTCGCTGTTTACAATCGAACGACGAAAACGATGACAGACTTCGTCGGTGGCCTCAAAGATGAGCCGAAAGACAAGGTTTGGGATGGAACTATTGACCGTGTCAATGGTTATGAAGACATTAAAGACTTCGTAGCGTCGCTGAAACGCCCTCGTCGAGTCATGATCATGGTCAAAGCGGGCGGTCCTGTCGATGGCGTCATCCAGCAACTCCAGGAGTTGCTGGAACCGGGCGACATCATCATTGACGGCGGAAACAGTGACTTCAATGACACGAATCGCCGCTCAAAAGAAATTCGCGAAGCTGGCTTCCAATTCATCGGGACAGGTGTTTCCGGTGGCGAAGAGGGGGCTCTCAAGGGGCCGTCGATCATGCCTGGTGGTCACGCCGACGCATGGCCTCACGTGAAGGAAATCCTGCAATCGATCTCTGCCAAAGTCGGACCAAACGACGATATTCCCTGCTGTGAATGGGTTGGGGAAGATGGTGCTGGGCACTACGTCAAGATGGTTCACAACGGAATCGAATACGGAGATATGCAGCTGATCTGCGAAGCGTATTTCATCCTGAAACACGCTCTGGGGTTGACCAACGACGAACTGTACAAGGTCTTCAAAGAATGGAATGAAGGAGAGTTGGCGAGCTATTTGATTGAGATCACTCGCGACATCTTCACAGTCAAAGATGAAGAATCTGGGAATGATCTGGTGGATCAGATCCTCGATACTGCCAAGCAAAAAGGGACCGGGAAATGGATGGGGCAACATGCTCTCGATCTTGGTGTTCCGACCACCCTCATTACTGAAGCAGTTTACGCTCGTTGCCTTTCCGGTCAAAAAGATGCCCGCGTCCGTGCATCCAAAGTGCTCAGTGGACCAGAGACAAAATTTGAAGGTGATCGCGACCAGTTCATCGAAGATGTTCGACAAGCACTCTACGCGTCGAAACTCGTCAGCTACGCCCAAGGGTATGTTCAACTGGACGCCGCAGCTGAAGAATTCGGTTGGAAGCTGAACAACGGGAATATCGCTCTACTCTGGCGCGGTGGATGTATCATTCGGTCTGTCTTCCTGGAAGACATTAAGAAGGCCTTCGACAAGAACCCAGAACTCGAAAACCTGCTCTTGGATGACTTCTTCAAGACAGCTATCGACAAAGCTCAACCTGCCTGGCGACGCGTTATCTCAACAGCCGTCAACCTTGGATTGCCGGTTCCTGGCTTTGGTGCGGCACTCACATATTATGATGGCTATCGCCGAGACCGACTCCCAGCGAATCTGCTTCAGGCTCAACGTGATTACTTCGGTGCTCACACTTACGAACGAGTCGACAAAGAACGTGGTGAAACGTTCCATACCGACTGGATTCGCGAACGGAATCTAACATAG
- a CDS encoding TadE/TadG family type IV pilus assembly protein, with the protein MLISRNAHTCSRNRSRHRQAIVTLETILWLPVIAILLAGVIEMGLIMTGSMHVAAASRLGAKLAAETVGLDASTTAATAVAIRGPVDDYLENAGYGPDATEGVRLQHNIGTNGGSAESGTCPEQNTPALPNPPTPAPHAVRVVVCVALPTVSPNLLKTFGFNTENLNLELATTHPYENQ; encoded by the coding sequence GTGTTAATCTCCAGAAACGCACATACCTGCTCCAGGAACAGATCCAGACATCGTCAGGCGATCGTAACGCTGGAAACGATTTTATGGCTTCCGGTGATCGCGATTCTCCTCGCAGGTGTCATTGAGATGGGTCTCATCATGACCGGGTCGATGCATGTCGCCGCTGCGAGCCGATTGGGAGCGAAGCTCGCCGCAGAGACAGTCGGTCTCGACGCTTCGACCACAGCAGCGACAGCCGTGGCGATCCGTGGTCCCGTTGACGATTATCTGGAAAACGCCGGATACGGCCCCGATGCAACCGAAGGGGTTCGCTTGCAACATAACATTGGGACGAACGGGGGATCCGCAGAAAGTGGGACTTGCCCAGAGCAAAATACTCCAGCACTTCCTAACCCGCCGACTCCTGCTCCCCATGCAGTTCGCGTGGTGGTCTGCGTTGCCTTGCCAACAGTCTCGCCAAACCTATTGAAGACATTCGGATTTAACACCGAGAATTTGAATCTAGAGCTGGCAACAACGCACCCCTACGAAAACCAATAA
- a CDS encoding ATPase → MSSFPDQQPAEEPSLNPPVPEEIYSGDAVDVPDELYERIIQQVQQICQSVDEQVTTGKKATSTTLPADEMPQQPRPPRVPESLEESGLSLHQLSGLILKLAYLNGSMNGFEFAKQLRLPFGVVDDGLAFLKSERSLEVSSGELAGRLSYRFLLTEQGRKRAREEFEECRYVGPAPVSLNAYTQQCRDQSTRNVPLTANEIRNAFRKLVVDENLIARLGPAILSGQSIFLFGTPGNGKTVLAKAIGALMNECGGEIYVPYAVSVDRHLITVFDPSLHQTVTDSSTNKPENIGLDSHFASEPEFDQRWRKIKRPVVIAGGELSLDMLDLRYHTHSGYYTAPLHLKSNGGVFLLDDFGRQLVEPAELLNRWILPLEEQSDFLTLETGKKFSVPFEQLMIFSTNLSPKDLVDEAFLRRIRHKIPIKAPTEKQFREIFRLCCEQRGLPYDDWIVTQLLNKHYNKQRLPKSSDPRDLLDIVQSICRFREQRFHLSEELLAEAWQECHGGLEICESGEAR, encoded by the coding sequence ATGTCTTCTTTCCCAGATCAACAACCTGCTGAGGAACCTTCCCTGAATCCGCCCGTACCTGAAGAAATTTATTCAGGTGATGCGGTTGATGTTCCAGATGAACTGTACGAACGCATCATTCAGCAAGTCCAGCAAATATGTCAATCGGTCGATGAGCAAGTGACAACGGGAAAAAAAGCGACTTCGACGACTCTGCCAGCTGACGAAATGCCTCAGCAACCGAGACCGCCACGTGTCCCGGAATCGCTTGAAGAATCAGGATTGAGCCTGCATCAGCTTTCAGGACTGATCCTGAAATTGGCCTATCTCAACGGCTCAATGAACGGTTTTGAATTCGCAAAACAGTTGCGTTTGCCGTTTGGGGTAGTCGATGATGGTTTAGCATTTTTGAAATCGGAGCGATCGTTAGAAGTCAGCTCGGGCGAGTTGGCCGGGCGCTTAAGTTACCGATTTCTATTAACGGAGCAGGGGAGAAAGCGAGCCCGGGAAGAGTTCGAAGAATGCCGGTACGTTGGCCCCGCGCCAGTTTCTTTAAACGCATACACTCAACAGTGTCGTGACCAATCGACACGAAATGTGCCTCTCACAGCTAATGAAATTCGCAACGCATTTCGAAAGTTAGTCGTTGACGAAAATCTCATTGCACGCTTGGGCCCGGCGATCCTCAGTGGGCAATCGATCTTTCTTTTTGGAACTCCTGGAAACGGAAAAACCGTTCTGGCGAAGGCAATTGGGGCGTTGATGAATGAATGTGGGGGTGAGATTTATGTCCCCTATGCAGTGTCGGTGGATCGGCACTTAATCACAGTCTTCGATCCGAGTTTACATCAGACTGTGACCGACTCGAGTACAAACAAACCAGAGAATATCGGGCTTGATTCTCATTTTGCGTCGGAACCAGAATTTGATCAACGCTGGCGAAAAATCAAACGTCCAGTGGTCATCGCTGGAGGTGAACTCAGTTTAGACATGCTCGATCTGAGGTATCACACACACAGTGGATACTACACAGCACCACTCCATCTGAAATCCAACGGTGGAGTCTTTCTACTCGACGATTTCGGTCGTCAACTTGTTGAGCCAGCGGAGTTACTCAACCGGTGGATTCTGCCACTTGAAGAGCAGTCTGATTTCTTAACACTCGAAACTGGAAAGAAGTTTTCGGTCCCGTTTGAACAGTTGATGATCTTCTCAACCAATCTTTCGCCGAAAGACCTCGTCGACGAAGCATTTTTACGCAGAATACGGCACAAAATTCCGATCAAGGCTCCTACTGAAAAGCAGTTTCGGGAGATCTTCCGCTTGTGCTGTGAACAGCGAGGTCTCCCGTATGACGACTGGATTGTTACCCAGCTTCTCAACAAGCACTACAACAAGCAGAGATTACCTAAATCAAGCGATCCCCGCGATTTGCTTGACATTGTTCAATCAATCTGCCGATTTAGAGAACAGAGGTTTCATTTAAGCGAGGAACTTCTGGCTGAAGCTTGGCAAGAATGCCATGGTGGGTTGGAAATTTGCGAATCAGGAGAAGCCCGTTGA
- a CDS encoding pilus assembly protein TadG-related protein has protein sequence MTPRLEKTSRNSLKKRNALHSSQPQSSRSGIITFWAIVSIPIILILLCVILEIGNLWLARIQFKNALESGALAAVKEWGDGGGGDTTLARETGNNFAALCMINGTPVELDTIDATLNDTSPNSTVTGTSNADCNGVFVFGSLVCNNPDFQFDPCNAYGCAVPANVLVDASGFATLAGAANNDWGISVQPTNTTPPGTYVTRVVIRLPDNFGPNDPVFDFRLLQPTVSSNTSSSDVTNKVRCFFNDLACSSDDRTQADVLGISPGDVSFSVLSTAQFGDDGAGGRLESSATGIAPAGQRGKVLAIDFCGSQPCDSKTCTQSPFEPGDRIRFGALVNNNTNGFPLFDGDAIGNMGAEVTVFFNNGAYITGSFNNNTNSQSIGQRACSNVSFAPWGSCAAATRSGMTFAGYLPDQPPRLNVGGNNGQSIAHLQQTSGVGGYGLAVRAQATYEVPSLCNMLFGVPIGPFHVTAKADATYQCSTGRLRIYHLDDENLNCANPLACP, from the coding sequence ATGACACCCCGTCTCGAAAAAACATCTCGAAACTCGCTCAAGAAACGCAACGCTCTGCACTCCTCTCAACCGCAGAGTTCTCGCTCTGGAATCATTACGTTTTGGGCCATCGTCTCAATCCCAATTATCTTGATTCTGCTCTGCGTGATTCTGGAAATAGGAAATCTGTGGCTCGCCAGAATTCAATTCAAAAACGCTTTAGAGTCGGGCGCTCTGGCTGCCGTGAAAGAATGGGGTGACGGAGGAGGAGGAGACACAACTCTTGCGAGAGAAACAGGGAACAACTTCGCAGCCTTATGCATGATCAACGGCACACCGGTTGAGCTCGACACGATTGATGCCACGCTCAACGACACATCCCCAAATTCGACTGTGACGGGGACTTCAAACGCTGACTGCAATGGCGTGTTCGTCTTCGGTTCACTCGTTTGCAACAACCCAGATTTTCAATTCGATCCATGTAACGCCTACGGTTGCGCAGTCCCAGCTAATGTTCTCGTCGACGCCAGTGGCTTTGCCACCCTCGCAGGAGCGGCGAATAATGATTGGGGAATCTCCGTCCAACCGACGAATACAACCCCTCCCGGTACGTATGTCACGCGAGTTGTCATTCGACTTCCAGATAACTTTGGCCCAAATGACCCCGTGTTCGATTTCAGACTCCTGCAGCCGACAGTCTCATCGAACACATCGTCTTCTGACGTCACCAACAAGGTTCGATGTTTCTTTAATGATCTGGCCTGTAGCTCAGATGATCGCACTCAGGCGGACGTTTTAGGGATCTCACCAGGAGATGTCAGCTTCTCGGTGCTCTCGACTGCACAATTTGGTGACGATGGAGCAGGGGGGCGACTCGAGTCCTCAGCCACAGGGATCGCCCCAGCGGGTCAACGTGGTAAAGTCCTTGCCATCGACTTCTGTGGTTCTCAACCATGTGATTCAAAAACTTGCACACAAAGTCCATTCGAACCAGGTGACCGCATTCGTTTCGGAGCACTCGTCAATAATAACACAAATGGTTTCCCACTATTCGACGGAGATGCCATCGGAAACATGGGAGCTGAAGTGACCGTGTTCTTCAACAATGGTGCGTACATCACTGGATCGTTTAACAACAACACCAACTCCCAATCGATTGGACAGCGTGCCTGCTCCAACGTCTCGTTTGCACCTTGGGGAAGTTGTGCCGCAGCCACACGAAGCGGAATGACGTTCGCAGGCTACCTGCCCGATCAACCTCCTCGACTCAACGTTGGCGGCAACAACGGACAATCAATTGCTCACTTACAACAAACCAGCGGAGTTGGAGGCTACGGGTTGGCTGTCCGGGCTCAGGCCACTTATGAAGTCCCCAGTTTGTGCAACATGCTATTTGGAGTTCCGATCGGTCCATTCCATGTGACCGCTAAGGCCGACGCAACGTACCAGTGCTCGACAGGTCGTCTAAGAATCTATCACCTTGACGACGAGAACCTCAATTGTGCAAATCCACTGGCGTGCCCGTAA
- a CDS encoding DUF427 domain-containing protein, whose translation MKAIWNEIIVAESDDTVVVDGNHYFPRESLSDEFIEKSSTTSVCSWKGTANYFTLKVNGKTNPDAVWYYPEPKEEAQQIAGRIAFWKGVQIVE comes from the coding sequence ATGAAAGCAATTTGGAATGAAATAATAGTAGCAGAGTCGGACGACACCGTCGTTGTCGATGGAAATCACTACTTCCCAAGAGAGTCACTCAGCGATGAATTTATTGAAAAAAGTTCGACAACAAGTGTTTGCAGCTGGAAGGGAACTGCCAATTATTTCACGTTAAAAGTCAACGGGAAGACCAATCCAGATGCGGTCTGGTACTACCCTGAACCGAAAGAGGAGGCGCAGCAAATCGCTGGGCGCATTGCGTTCTGGAAAGGTGTTCAGATTGTAGAGTAA
- a CDS encoding serine/threonine-protein kinase — protein sequence MLVQCPSCKESVEVIVESGENDDTPNVIDTFSSIHCPRCGEVEFQIDVGETRVATNPGTMSQEKLAHFSLLKLVGRGGFGSVWLAEDDNLGRQVALKVPVSKDNDVGSLLHEAKTAAKLKHPNIVSIFEVGVEEGQVFIASEFIDGMTLRDLLSTGKTTTERTCEILIDIANALQHAHENGVVHRDIKPANIILNKEGQPFVTDFGLAKKISAEASISSEGQVLGTAKYMSPEQASGKTRETDHRSDIYAIGIILFEMLTLHQPFRGNVRAILHQKIYEDAPTPNSLDPSVPKDLETICLKCLERDPEKRYQSSSEVAEELTRFQKGEPIKARPVSSIEKTWRWCRRRPGVATLLASLFLSLSLGLAGVSYFWIQALRSAEIANGMFYRAQMNLATEHLRSGDIHALKQVVLPFMDGEGLESFRGFEWNYFNSKSNVFMQSVGISDPVSDVAISRQGDLFAACGTPKEFHIWSTDTGEVLRVCKIPAGKVTTLSFSPSSSLLATGSNDGWLRFWNPVEAETPTREVKHGPSVELIRFSPDGKQIATGGKTGAVRIWSIEDLEMVAQIPTGKPELVDFRFSPDGQQLAVGTNNEIITRWDIANRIKLGTLGPCPLLLHFTYSADGKQIAAGTYSGQVLWWDVETGEQVASTPIGDGAVGDLENSNDSNQLLVTKAVGDLIVLDPATQQETHRFQTHTLSFGTIDVSRNGKLIVTGSGDGSVNVIRLNRLNLPEVLWEDKHIRQLEVLPSGNEVAVIVGDERVEIRSLNRMESRKIPKFDDKRVTSVSAHPTKNLLAIATMGNEVVLWDTKKEQVESKIPSGTESSTEALFSPDGQMLAIANRTGDVQILNLSDLTTPQTQWASDYQKLSSISFHPDSSELAVTFENGQVELRNVLKGGAITQSFEVSGGPLDACYCLEGNSLAIGTNSGSVHLWNRAEPRKVSSIKAHRAKVNTVSSFPNGQRFVTGARDRQVKIWDAKTGQLITTLHGHERQVFASALSKDGKTLVSGGLSGDIRIWRSK from the coding sequence ATGTTGGTCCAATGCCCGTCCTGTAAAGAATCTGTTGAGGTCATCGTCGAGAGTGGTGAGAACGATGATACTCCTAATGTGATTGATACCTTCTCAAGCATCCATTGTCCAAGATGCGGTGAAGTTGAATTCCAGATCGATGTCGGAGAAACCCGCGTTGCGACAAATCCGGGAACGATGTCGCAAGAAAAACTCGCCCACTTCTCGCTTCTTAAACTTGTTGGTCGGGGAGGATTTGGGTCCGTTTGGCTAGCTGAAGATGACAACCTGGGTCGACAAGTCGCCTTGAAAGTTCCCGTCTCAAAGGACAACGACGTCGGCTCGCTTCTCCATGAGGCCAAAACGGCTGCGAAGCTCAAACACCCGAACATCGTTTCGATCTTTGAAGTCGGAGTCGAAGAGGGGCAAGTTTTCATTGCGAGTGAATTCATTGACGGAATGACCTTGCGGGATTTGCTCTCGACTGGAAAAACAACGACTGAGCGGACTTGCGAAATTCTGATCGACATCGCCAATGCACTTCAACACGCCCATGAAAACGGAGTTGTTCACCGGGATATCAAACCGGCGAATATCATCTTAAATAAGGAAGGTCAGCCATTCGTCACCGACTTCGGTCTCGCGAAAAAGATCTCTGCCGAAGCTTCGATCTCGTCTGAAGGTCAGGTGCTCGGAACCGCGAAGTATATGTCCCCTGAGCAAGCGAGCGGAAAGACTCGTGAAACCGATCATCGATCAGACATTTACGCAATCGGAATTATTCTTTTCGAAATGCTCACCCTCCATCAGCCATTTCGAGGAAACGTCCGGGCAATTTTACATCAGAAAATTTATGAAGACGCTCCCACTCCGAATTCTCTCGACCCGAGTGTCCCCAAGGACTTAGAGACGATCTGCCTGAAATGTCTCGAACGAGACCCTGAGAAACGGTACCAAAGTTCTTCTGAAGTCGCAGAAGAACTGACACGTTTCCAAAAGGGCGAACCGATCAAAGCTCGGCCAGTCTCTTCAATTGAAAAAACGTGGCGCTGGTGCCGTCGTCGACCGGGTGTCGCGACGTTACTGGCAAGTCTATTTTTAAGTCTGTCTCTCGGTTTGGCTGGCGTCAGCTACTTCTGGATTCAAGCTTTGCGAAGTGCAGAAATTGCCAACGGAATGTTTTATCGAGCACAAATGAATCTCGCGACCGAGCATTTACGCTCAGGCGACATACATGCTCTCAAGCAGGTTGTCCTCCCCTTCATGGACGGAGAAGGTCTTGAAAGTTTCCGTGGCTTCGAATGGAACTATTTCAATTCAAAGTCCAATGTTTTTATGCAATCTGTAGGCATTTCTGATCCCGTGTCAGATGTCGCAATTTCAAGGCAAGGAGACCTGTTCGCAGCCTGTGGAACACCGAAAGAGTTCCACATTTGGAGCACCGATACTGGCGAGGTTCTGCGGGTTTGCAAAATTCCAGCTGGAAAAGTGACAACTCTTTCGTTCTCCCCATCCAGTTCGCTCCTCGCCACCGGATCAAACGATGGTTGGCTCAGGTTCTGGAACCCCGTTGAGGCTGAAACGCCAACCCGCGAAGTGAAGCACGGTCCGTCAGTTGAACTCATACGCTTCTCCCCTGACGGAAAACAGATCGCAACTGGCGGAAAAACCGGGGCGGTGCGAATTTGGTCAATCGAGGATCTTGAGATGGTGGCTCAGATCCCAACTGGAAAGCCGGAGCTCGTCGACTTTCGATTTTCTCCTGACGGCCAGCAGCTTGCAGTCGGCACGAACAATGAAATCATCACACGCTGGGATATTGCAAATCGGATTAAACTGGGAACTCTTGGCCCGTGCCCTCTGTTGCTTCACTTCACGTACTCAGCTGATGGGAAACAAATCGCAGCGGGAACTTATTCTGGGCAGGTCCTCTGGTGGGATGTAGAAACTGGTGAGCAAGTTGCTTCCACCCCCATTGGCGACGGAGCCGTTGGCGATCTGGAAAACTCGAATGACTCCAATCAATTGCTCGTCACCAAAGCAGTCGGTGATCTCATTGTGCTTGATCCTGCAACTCAGCAAGAAACTCATCGCTTTCAAACTCACACATTAAGTTTCGGAACAATTGACGTTTCCCGAAACGGAAAGTTAATCGTCACCGGCAGCGGAGATGGTTCGGTCAACGTCATCAGACTCAATCGTTTGAACCTCCCGGAAGTTCTCTGGGAAGACAAACACATCCGGCAACTGGAAGTCTTACCGTCGGGGAATGAAGTCGCTGTGATCGTTGGTGATGAGCGAGTCGAAATTCGTTCACTCAACAGAATGGAATCGCGAAAGATCCCAAAGTTTGATGATAAAAGAGTGACATCAGTCTCAGCCCATCCCACGAAAAATCTTCTGGCCATTGCAACCATGGGGAACGAGGTGGTGCTCTGGGATACAAAAAAGGAACAGGTTGAATCGAAAATTCCCAGCGGCACTGAAAGTTCGACCGAAGCCCTGTTCTCTCCAGATGGTCAAATGCTTGCGATCGCAAACCGCACGGGAGATGTCCAAATTCTTAACCTCAGCGACCTCACAACTCCCCAGACTCAATGGGCGTCCGATTACCAGAAACTGAGTTCGATCAGCTTTCATCCAGACTCAAGCGAACTCGCAGTGACTTTCGAAAATGGACAGGTCGAACTTCGAAACGTCCTCAAAGGGGGAGCGATCACACAATCATTCGAAGTCTCCGGAGGTCCGTTAGATGCATGCTATTGCCTTGAAGGGAATTCCTTGGCCATCGGGACGAATTCAGGATCTGTCCACTTATGGAACCGAGCTGAACCGAGAAAAGTCAGCTCAATCAAAGCCCATCGAGCGAAGGTGAATACTGTCAGTTCCTTCCCGAATGGTCAGCGGTTCGTCACTGGAGCACGCGACCGGCAAGTCAAAATCTGGGACGCCAAAACTGGACAATTGATCACAACTCTCCATGGTCATGAGCGTCAGGTGTTTGCATCTGCTCTCTCCAAAGATGGCAAAACACTTGTTTCAGGTGGTCTTTCTGGAGATATCCGGATTTGGAGAAGCAAATAG
- a CDS encoding right-handed parallel beta-helix repeat-containing protein, translating into MQYLKCTLLRTRLSIGLLAIGLLCLAVDVAVADDLQSKINKSAENDVLTITERQLDSPLTIQKPLTLKAEAGKEVLLDVTADRPALRISGKGPVVIDGITIKWQLATSQGRGQEPAAVWVQDCPVTFKNCKVIASGNAKRCPTALLGAGFSKVNVEGCRFEGFEFTVNCAGGAEMTMTDCELINPGHCGASVFSGSTLEVTRTLVTGSKYHGLRSSGGTIDIHDNLIIANKNRGIYLGNKAALGRVHNNVIADNGTGISAFGGSEVVIENNVFSGNEYSGVDSRSSCPLNVKNNIFTGNVYGFVLFKDEGRNTLKLGANCFWDNETDLKDIAAPESILRVDPEINNADAGDFSAKAEAVKKMGLEKTATISGLWKKHLVHQR; encoded by the coding sequence ATGCAGTATCTGAAATGCACGTTACTCAGAACTCGTTTATCCATTGGGCTATTAGCCATTGGACTGTTGTGCTTGGCCGTCGATGTCGCAGTCGCAGACGATTTACAATCGAAAATTAATAAGTCTGCGGAGAATGACGTGCTGACAATCACTGAGCGACAACTCGACTCACCGCTCACCATTCAAAAACCGCTCACATTGAAAGCTGAGGCTGGCAAGGAGGTTCTCCTCGATGTGACTGCCGATCGCCCTGCCCTGCGTATTTCCGGGAAAGGTCCCGTCGTGATTGATGGAATCACCATCAAATGGCAACTTGCAACCAGCCAGGGGCGAGGTCAAGAGCCAGCCGCTGTCTGGGTTCAGGATTGCCCCGTCACTTTCAAAAACTGCAAAGTGATCGCCAGTGGGAATGCAAAGCGCTGCCCCACCGCCCTGCTCGGGGCAGGTTTCTCGAAAGTGAATGTCGAAGGCTGTCGCTTCGAAGGATTTGAATTCACAGTCAATTGCGCTGGCGGAGCGGAAATGACCATGACCGATTGCGAACTCATCAATCCCGGACATTGTGGAGCGTCGGTCTTTTCAGGATCGACACTCGAAGTCACCCGAACACTGGTGACAGGCTCAAAATATCATGGCCTGCGGAGTTCGGGAGGAACAATTGACATTCACGACAACTTGATCATTGCCAACAAAAATCGCGGGATCTACCTGGGGAACAAGGCAGCACTCGGTCGCGTTCATAATAATGTGATTGCCGATAACGGAACCGGCATCAGTGCGTTTGGCGGGTCTGAAGTCGTGATCGAAAACAACGTCTTCTCTGGCAACGAGTATTCCGGGGTCGATTCACGCTCCTCATGTCCGCTCAATGTGAAAAATAACATCTTCACAGGAAACGTTTATGGTTTCGTTCTCTTCAAAGACGAAGGTCGAAACACATTGAAACTGGGGGCGAATTGCTTCTGGGATAACGAGACCGATCTCAAAGACATCGCTGCACCAGAATCAATCCTGCGAGTTGACCCAGAAATCAACAACGCCGATGCAGGCGACTTCTCGGCAAAAGCTGAGGCCGTTAAAAAAATGGGGCTTGAAAAAACAGCGACAATCTCTGGACTGTGGAAGAAGCACTTGGTCCACCAAAGGTAA